The Bacteriovorax sp. PP10 genome has a window encoding:
- a CDS encoding fatty acid CoA ligase family protein, with protein sequence MNIAHRLTENAKLFPDKVAVKVPHFNKKTKVYEYESLTFRELDVRSNKFATGLQKLGLQKGDKTLLFLRPSLDFSAMTFALFKLGVVPVFIDPGMGRENLLKCIKECAPVGLIAEKEVHFIRMLFRSTFKSVRFNVTNGKRTWGKMISISKMKAERTQLFKSVHFSPDDQAAILFTSGGTGAPKGVVYSHNIFDQQTNILKELYSLTPDDIDLPGFPLFSLFTIAMGMTSCIPDMDPSKPGQCDPKKLYQNIVDNKPTFMAGSPAIWERVADYCSQNGLTLPSVKYLVMFGAPVSTLIHKKFKAILPNGTTYTPYGATEALPVSNISGDFILKNTVLLSENGKGTCIGKVVPGTVVKIIKITDSVIDQMSDAKVLPINEIGEIIVKGPTVTKEYLHLPEKTREAKIYEGQEVWHRMGDMGFFDENQNLWFLGRKAHRVETREGMMTPISCEAIFNKHPAVKRSALVGLGVLGKQTPAIVVERKDGQFLSGKERSIFESELLSLSKKFPHTANIHKVYLSKHFPVDVRHNIKIDRTKLKEEIEGHEIN encoded by the coding sequence ATGAACATCGCTCACCGCTTAACTGAAAATGCTAAACTCTTCCCCGATAAAGTTGCGGTGAAGGTTCCTCATTTCAATAAAAAAACAAAAGTTTATGAATATGAGAGTTTAACTTTCAGAGAGCTTGATGTGCGCTCGAATAAATTTGCGACGGGCCTTCAGAAGCTTGGATTGCAAAAGGGTGACAAGACTCTCCTATTTCTTCGCCCTAGTCTTGATTTTTCTGCCATGACGTTTGCACTCTTTAAACTGGGAGTTGTTCCGGTTTTTATCGATCCGGGAATGGGTAGAGAGAATTTATTAAAATGTATTAAAGAATGTGCTCCGGTTGGTTTAATTGCTGAAAAGGAAGTTCATTTTATCCGCATGCTTTTTAGAAGCACGTTTAAGTCAGTTCGTTTTAATGTAACGAATGGCAAGCGCACTTGGGGTAAGATGATTTCGATTTCTAAGATGAAAGCAGAAAGAACACAGCTCTTTAAGAGTGTGCATTTTTCTCCTGACGATCAGGCAGCGATTTTATTTACCTCTGGTGGAACGGGCGCTCCTAAAGGAGTGGTCTACTCTCACAATATTTTTGATCAACAAACAAATATTTTAAAAGAGCTTTATAGCTTAACTCCGGATGATATTGATCTTCCCGGCTTTCCGCTATTTTCTCTTTTTACGATTGCCATGGGAATGACGAGTTGTATTCCTGATATGGACCCAAGTAAACCGGGCCAGTGTGATCCGAAAAAACTTTATCAAAACATTGTCGACAACAAACCGACTTTCATGGCCGGCTCTCCTGCTATTTGGGAGCGTGTCGCTGATTATTGTTCACAAAATGGATTAACACTTCCGAGTGTCAAATACCTGGTGATGTTTGGAGCTCCGGTTTCAACACTTATTCACAAAAAGTTTAAAGCGATTCTTCCGAACGGAACGACTTATACACCTTATGGTGCAACTGAAGCTCTTCCGGTCAGCAATATCAGCGGAGACTTTATTTTAAAGAACACGGTTCTTCTTTCTGAAAATGGAAAAGGGACATGTATTGGTAAAGTTGTTCCGGGAACTGTTGTTAAAATTATTAAGATCACTGATTCAGTGATTGATCAGATGTCAGACGCTAAAGTTTTACCAATCAATGAGATTGGAGAAATTATTGTTAAAGGACCTACGGTCACAAAAGAGTATCTTCATCTGCCAGAAAAAACTCGTGAAGCAAAAATCTATGAAGGCCAGGAAGTTTGGCATCGTATGGGCGACATGGGATTTTTTGATGAGAATCAAAATCTTTGGTTTTTAGGTCGCAAGGCCCATAGAGTGGAAACACGCGAAGGGATGATGACTCCTATTTCATGTGAAGCGATTTTTAATAAACATCCTGCAGTCAAAAGATCGGCACTTGTTGGTCTTGGAGTTTTAGGAAAACAAACTCCGGCGATTGTTGTTGAAAGAAAAGATGGCCAGTTTTTATCCGGGAAAGAGCGTTCAATTTTTGAGAGTGAGCTTTTATCACTTAGTAAGAAGTTTCCTCACACGGCCAATATTCATAAGGTCTATTTAAGTAAACATTTCCCCGTCGATGTCCGTCACAATATCAAAATTGACCGCACCAAACTAAAAGAAGAGATTGAAGGCCATGAAATCAACTAA
- a CDS encoding phytoene desaturase family protein has protein sequence MSHEKVDCVIIGAGMSGLASGIRLSMYDKKILIVEKHTISGGLNSYYSRGKRKFDVGLHALTNFVNPSDRGKPFNKLMKQLRIPYEEFKLSPQNYSLIQFPDQKLKFTNDIEVLTAEVADKFPSQIDGFIALLSHIRNFDEVNLNNETVMAKTVVKNFIKDDSLVEMIFCPLLIYGSAWENDMDFSQFVIMFKSIFLEGFSRPEGGVRTILDILIKKLADAGGEIRYKSEVTRIITKNNKVVGVELNHNQIIECDQILSSMGLPETYGVVSEFENLDHPATGKLSFCESILITDKKPKELGLDATIIFYNNRPEYLYQKPTTLFDRESAVVCFPNNFKYENFQDDYSEGVLRVTNIANFDLWNDLKSSEDKAQYREQKEVVCANAIEILKKCGLSSDYQMMFKDIFTPTTIKRYTQHFDGTVYGSTDKSRNGKTPIDGLYICGTDQGFLGIVGSMLSGISMANLHVLQGDLK, from the coding sequence ATGAGTCACGAAAAAGTTGATTGTGTGATTATTGGTGCGGGAATGTCGGGACTAGCTTCCGGCATTCGTTTGTCTATGTACGATAAGAAAATTCTTATCGTTGAAAAGCACACAATCAGCGGTGGCCTTAACTCTTATTACTCTCGTGGGAAACGTAAGTTCGATGTTGGGCTACATGCTCTAACGAATTTCGTAAACCCATCTGATCGTGGGAAGCCTTTTAATAAACTGATGAAGCAGCTGCGTATTCCTTACGAGGAATTCAAACTGTCTCCACAGAATTATTCACTGATTCAGTTTCCTGATCAAAAATTAAAATTCACTAACGACATTGAAGTTCTGACTGCTGAGGTCGCTGATAAATTTCCATCACAGATTGATGGGTTTATTGCACTCTTATCTCACATCAGAAACTTCGATGAAGTGAATTTGAATAATGAAACAGTGATGGCAAAAACTGTGGTGAAGAACTTCATTAAAGATGACTCTCTTGTAGAGATGATCTTTTGCCCGCTTCTAATTTATGGAAGTGCCTGGGAAAATGACATGGATTTTTCTCAGTTTGTGATTATGTTTAAGAGTATCTTTCTGGAAGGGTTTTCTCGTCCTGAAGGTGGTGTTCGCACTATTTTAGATATTCTCATTAAGAAGTTAGCTGATGCGGGCGGAGAGATTCGTTACAAATCAGAAGTCACTCGTATTATTACGAAAAATAATAAAGTTGTTGGAGTTGAACTTAATCACAATCAAATTATTGAGTGTGATCAGATTCTCTCTTCAATGGGTCTGCCTGAGACTTATGGCGTGGTTAGTGAGTTTGAAAACTTAGATCACCCGGCCACAGGAAAACTTTCATTTTGTGAAAGCATTTTAATTACGGATAAAAAACCTAAGGAATTAGGTCTAGATGCGACGATTATTTTTTATAACAATCGTCCTGAATATCTCTATCAAAAACCGACGACACTCTTTGATCGCGAAAGTGCCGTTGTATGTTTCCCGAATAACTTTAAATACGAAAACTTCCAGGATGATTATTCTGAAGGAGTTCTTCGTGTCACAAACATCGCAAACTTTGATTTATGGAATGACCTGAAGTCTTCAGAAGATAAAGCTCAGTACCGTGAACAAAAAGAAGTGGTTTGTGCCAACGCCATTGAGATTTTAAAGAAGTGTGGATTGTCTTCGGACTACCAGATGATGTTTAAAGATATTTTCACGCCGACCACTATCAAGCGCTACACTCAGCACTTTGATGGAACAGTTTATGGGTCTACAGATAAAAGCAGAAATGGGAAAACTCCTATTGATGGTCTTTATATTTGCGGGACTGATCAGGGCTTTTTGGGAATTGTGGGCTCGATGCTCTCAGGGATTTCAATGGCCAACCTTCATGTGCTTCAAGGTGACTTAAAATGA
- a CDS encoding RHS repeat domain-containing protein — protein MKRKFFCEHYNLGNRLKKNGQAVNNVYDNNNRIVEDDKYTYTHDDSGNLVKKVNKQSGYTHKYVWDYENKLQFVTEHLTENSGTLKTHTYIYDVLGRRIMKDSNGVVRKYVYDNEDILLEFDNNDSLQAKFTHGPGIDEPVEMLKGSQKYFYHTDGLGSITALTDGSGNTVQSYSYNAFGETKVFNGSGAEINPSSMIQSPYGYTGREWDLETSQYYYRARFYDPRMGRFIAVDPIGFNGGDANVYRYVKNNSTFSTDPSGKIPAVIVVGIVGGVVGGITGYQGSDAKCWVGKFIDAGLGAATGFAGGVFAAFGAGFGTVPFAWGAVAAEGTTFLGGIGSAIGGIGIGAGISSLEQFAILSGSNYCPKVCKVAK, from the coding sequence ATGAAGAGGAAGTTTTTTTGTGAACACTACAACCTTGGGAATCGTTTGAAAAAGAATGGTCAGGCGGTGAACAATGTTTATGACAACAATAATAGAATTGTTGAAGATGATAAATATACTTACACTCATGATGATAGCGGGAACTTGGTTAAGAAAGTTAACAAGCAATCTGGGTACACTCATAAGTATGTTTGGGATTATGAGAATAAGCTTCAGTTTGTGACTGAGCATTTGACGGAGAATTCCGGGACACTTAAGACTCATACTTATATTTATGATGTTTTGGGAAGAAGGATTATGAAGGATTCTAATGGGGTGGTTAGGAAGTATGTTTATGATAATGAAGATATTTTATTAGAGTTTGATAATAATGATAGTCTTCAGGCGAAGTTCACTCATGGACCGGGGATTGATGAGCCAGTTGAGATGTTGAAAGGAAGTCAGAAGTATTTTTATCATACAGATGGGTTAGGTTCGATTACGGCACTGACAGATGGAAGTGGAAATACAGTTCAGAGTTATAGTTATAATGCTTTTGGAGAGACGAAAGTATTTAACGGTAGTGGAGCCGAGATTAATCCTAGTTCAATGATCCAATCGCCTTATGGCTATACAGGTAGAGAGTGGGATTTGGAAACATCTCAATATTATTATCGAGCAAGATTTTATGATCCAAGAATGGGGAGGTTTATCGCTGTTGATCCAATTGGATTTAATGGTGGCGATGCAAATGTATATAGATATGTTAAAAACAATTCGACTTTTTCAACAGACCCTTCTGGAAAGATACCAGCCGTTATTGTTGTTGGTATAGTGGGAGGCGTTGTTGGGGGAATTACTGGTTATCAAGGCTCTGATGCCAAGTGCTGGGTTGGAAAGTTTATTGATGCAGGACTTGGGGCAGCAACTGGATTTGCTGGTGGAGTTTTTGCTGCATTTGGGGCAGGTTTTGGGACAGTTCCTTTTGCATGGGGAGCTGTTGCAGCCGAAGGAACAACGTTTCTTGGTGGAATTGGATCTGCTATAGGCGGAATTGGGATCGGTGCAGGAATTAGTTCATTAGAGCAGTTTGCAATATTATCTGGTAGTAATTATTGTCCTAAAGTTTGTAAGGTTGCAAAATGA
- a CDS encoding acyl carrier protein gives MVTNAEVRSKVLDIIADIALDDDVTTIKDDVALREQLDLDSMDFLDIVMELKKRHKIEVPQEDYPRLASMASCVEYLGPKFNQ, from the coding sequence ATGGTAACAAATGCAGAAGTTCGCTCAAAAGTTTTAGACATTATCGCAGACATCGCTCTGGATGACGATGTAACGACAATTAAAGATGACGTTGCTCTAAGAGAACAACTTGATCTTGATTCAATGGATTTTTTAGACATCGTAATGGAACTAAAAAAGCGCCATAAAATTGAAGTTCCTCAAGAAGACTACCCTCGCCTGGCGAGCATGGCATCTTGCGTGGAATACCTTGGACCGAAATTTAATCAGTAA
- a CDS encoding alpha/beta fold hydrolase — MTTQLQVPNDLKGEYPFNPHFHMVEKESLHYVDEGQGEPLVMLHGNPTWSFFYRNLAKYFSQHNYRVVIPDHIGCGLSSKPQEYDYTLEHHITNTLSLIEKLNLKDITLIVHDWGGAIGMGVATRRPDLIKKIVVMNTAAFRSMEIPWRINILRNPVGEWFIRSFNGFALPATTMAVMKPLPPEVKKGFVLPYSDYQSRIATAKFVRDIPMNDKHPTYKTLAGIEEKLKTLKVPVLILWGEKDFCFTTNFQKRWMEFFPKAKVRTWPDAGHYLVEDKTAEVINEIEIFLKE; from the coding sequence ATGACTACGCAATTGCAAGTTCCCAATGACCTTAAAGGCGAATACCCTTTTAATCCTCACTTTCATATGGTTGAAAAAGAAAGTCTACACTACGTTGATGAAGGCCAGGGTGAACCATTAGTTATGCTTCACGGGAATCCGACATGGTCGTTTTTCTACCGTAACCTTGCTAAGTATTTTTCACAACACAATTATAGAGTCGTGATCCCTGATCATATTGGGTGTGGGCTTTCGAGCAAACCTCAGGAGTATGACTACACACTTGAGCATCACATAACGAACACTCTTTCTTTAATTGAAAAATTAAATTTAAAAGACATCACTTTAATCGTTCACGATTGGGGTGGAGCTATCGGGATGGGAGTTGCGACTCGTAGACCTGATTTAATTAAGAAGATTGTTGTGATGAACACGGCAGCTTTCAGATCAATGGAAATCCCTTGGAGAATTAACATCCTTAGAAATCCAGTGGGAGAATGGTTCATTAGATCATTTAATGGTTTTGCTCTTCCTGCTACTACGATGGCAGTGATGAAGCCGCTTCCTCCTGAAGTTAAAAAAGGATTTGTTTTACCTTATAGTGATTATCAATCGAGAATTGCGACAGCGAAATTTGTCCGCGATATTCCAATGAATGATAAGCACCCTACTTATAAAACATTAGCGGGAATTGAAGAGAAATTAAAAACTCTTAAAGTTCCGGTTTTAATTCTTTGGGGTGAAAAAGACTTTTGTTTTACAACGAACTTTCAAAAGCGTTGGATGGAATTTTTTCCAAAAGCAAAAGTGAGAACATGGCCGGATGCTGGACATTATCTGGTTGAGGACAAAACTGCTGAAGTTATTAATGAGATTGAAATCTTTTTAAAAGAGTAG
- a CDS encoding 3-oxoacyl-ACP synthase III produces the protein MKFKNVVIESFGYDLSDKKVSSSDIETRLESLYTKLKLPEGRLELMTGISERRMWEPGTKPSDLSTAAAKKCLAKSKIKASDVDLLIHASVCRDFLEPATASVVHANLGLSRSAMIFDLSNACLGVINAIVVAGNMIESGQIKTALIVSGENGGPLLENTVDELLNNPKIDRKNIKKYIANLTIGSAATAIMITHKDLSPDSPSVLGGAVETDSSANHLCRGDGNTHSLVMETDSEELLKYGVALGQSTWQKARSNLGWENKNVDFVLTHQVGTAHEKLSLESLELNKIKTFRTYPFLGNTGSSALPITLMMADEQGLINKGENIALLGIGSGLSSIMLGVKW, from the coding sequence ATGAAATTTAAAAATGTTGTGATTGAGAGTTTCGGGTACGACCTTTCTGATAAGAAAGTTTCGTCTTCTGACATTGAAACACGACTTGAATCTCTTTATACAAAACTAAAACTTCCGGAAGGAAGATTAGAGTTAATGACAGGAATATCAGAACGTAGAATGTGGGAGCCTGGGACAAAACCAAGTGACCTCTCTACTGCTGCTGCAAAAAAGTGTTTAGCTAAATCTAAAATTAAAGCAAGTGACGTGGATTTATTAATTCACGCTTCTGTTTGTAGAGATTTTTTAGAGCCAGCTACTGCTTCTGTTGTTCACGCCAATCTTGGTCTTTCAAGAAGTGCGATGATTTTTGATTTATCCAATGCATGCCTTGGTGTAATTAATGCTATCGTGGTTGCAGGAAATATGATTGAGTCTGGGCAAATTAAGACAGCACTTATTGTTTCGGGTGAAAATGGTGGTCCTCTACTGGAAAATACTGTTGATGAACTTTTAAACAATCCCAAAATTGATAGAAAAAATATTAAAAAATATATCGCGAATCTTACGATTGGATCGGCGGCAACAGCGATCATGATTACGCATAAAGATTTATCTCCTGACTCACCTTCTGTTTTAGGTGGCGCTGTAGAGACGGATTCAAGTGCAAATCATTTATGTCGTGGAGATGGAAACACTCACTCACTGGTTATGGAAACAGACTCAGAAGAGTTGTTGAAGTATGGAGTGGCGTTAGGTCAGTCGACTTGGCAGAAGGCCCGTTCGAATCTTGGATGGGAAAACAAAAACGTTGATTTCGTTTTAACTCACCAGGTGGGAACGGCCCATGAAAAATTATCTTTAGAATCATTAGAATTAAATAAAATTAAAACATTCAGGACTTACCCGTTTTTAGGCAACACAGGATCAAGTGCTCTTCCGATCACGTTGATGATGGCCGATGAACAAGGACTAATTAATAAGGGCGAAAATATCGCACTTCTAGGAATTGGTTCAGGACTTAGTTCGATTATGTTAGGAGTAAAGTGGTAA
- a CDS encoding ATP-binding protein translates to MKTLINLDFTTKLSESLALKNGLLQVIIGPRQVGKTTTVLKYLEENHPDKFLFYSADEVFNATSNWILEIWSKARSEKKILVIDEIQKCENWSAVIKKLWDEDKRNKKEFPCILLGSSSLEIQKGLTESLTGRFQLHKAYHWNHEESEKGYGLSFEDYLKFGGYPGSYNFKDKDDWAKYVKQSIILTVIEKDILQYHAVKSPALFKQAFEIIMSYPAQEISYTKLLGQLQDKGNTELIKYYLSLYEGAFLVKVLEKYSAKKIITKSSTPKILPLAPCLYYLEILDEYKKEELGRVFELVVGAQLVRTDESLYYWREGSDEVDFVLKKGRKLYGIEVKSGRKKSQKGLEKFKAKFPEAKLIMITFDNYKEFEKNPMQFLENC, encoded by the coding sequence ATGAAGACACTTATAAATTTAGATTTTACAACCAAACTGAGCGAATCATTGGCGCTTAAAAATGGTCTTTTACAAGTAATTATTGGGCCACGACAAGTGGGAAAGACTACTACTGTTTTGAAATATCTCGAAGAGAATCATCCTGATAAGTTTCTTTTTTATAGTGCTGACGAAGTATTCAATGCCACTTCGAATTGGATATTAGAAATATGGTCAAAAGCGCGAAGTGAAAAAAAAATACTCGTGATTGATGAAATTCAAAAGTGCGAGAATTGGTCAGCAGTCATAAAAAAATTATGGGATGAAGATAAAAGAAATAAAAAAGAATTCCCTTGTATATTGCTCGGATCAAGCTCGTTAGAAATTCAAAAAGGTTTAACAGAAAGTTTAACTGGAAGATTTCAGCTTCATAAGGCCTATCACTGGAATCACGAAGAATCGGAAAAGGGCTACGGTTTATCATTTGAAGACTATTTAAAATTTGGAGGCTATCCAGGCTCTTACAATTTCAAAGATAAAGATGATTGGGCAAAATATGTTAAGCAATCAATCATCCTAACGGTCATTGAAAAGGATATTTTACAATATCATGCTGTAAAAAGTCCGGCACTCTTCAAGCAGGCCTTCGAAATAATTATGTCTTATCCTGCCCAAGAAATCAGTTACACAAAACTTTTAGGACAGCTTCAGGATAAGGGCAACACTGAGCTTATCAAATATTATTTAAGTCTCTACGAAGGAGCTTTTCTCGTTAAGGTATTAGAAAAATATTCAGCTAAAAAAATTATCACTAAATCATCAACGCCAAAAATATTACCTCTGGCACCTTGCCTCTATTATTTAGAAATATTAGATGAGTATAAAAAGGAAGAGTTAGGCCGAGTCTTTGAGCTAGTTGTTGGGGCACAGTTGGTTCGAACTGATGAATCTCTTTATTATTGGCGTGAGGGTAGTGATGAAGTTGATTTTGTTTTAAAAAAAGGAAGAAAACTTTACGGCATAGAAGTAAAAAGTGGACGTAAAAAGTCACAAAAAGGTCTAGAGAAATTTAAAGCTAAATTCCCTGAAGCAAAACTAATAATGATTACATTTGATAATTATAAAGAGTTTGAAAAAAATCCGATGCAATTCCTGGAAAATTGCTAA
- a CDS encoding discoidin domain-containing protein, translating to MKTLGLLLLILGSLNSTHASCVNNPQDQPGATLPALSGKLVYHSYENYSDGSSQLFLYDFSEGKLTQLSNKAWGITDPMNANISPDGKSIVFMGKQKNTWNVYTWEFGSDKSPTNLTNSSGETKNEDPKYSFDGKSILYKSNGDIMKMDLKTKETINLNKGDNKVENAMSYPSVDGNVIYFTKGAYGESGIYQKDLRTGVTCPFSVEPGVSNYYPIVRDEDTVFFTKWISANVRNDQLYLKKTTPSAKPVELSINDCMANNSDAAPVGADQVIFSSTSKGKGYQLYLGDINTGKRWNLDSLGLNTGAKNKLGAHYHADPTATSKTIVSTLISKDKPAKASSTEESGLIADYAFDGNPGTRWGSIEGPEAGTQWISVDLGESRTIKGATLNWDAAAKSYEIQVSDDEENWTTIYSTTDGHGGVVQLDLSGKGRYVRMKGSEKLTQWGYSLSEFQVWGY from the coding sequence ATGAAAACGCTCGGCCTTTTATTATTAATTCTTGGATCGCTTAATTCAACACACGCATCATGTGTGAATAATCCCCAAGACCAGCCAGGTGCTACTCTTCCTGCTCTTTCAGGAAAACTCGTTTATCATTCATATGAAAACTATAGCGATGGAAGCTCACAACTTTTTCTCTATGATTTCTCGGAAGGCAAACTGACTCAACTAAGTAACAAAGCTTGGGGAATCACTGATCCCATGAATGCCAACATCTCTCCCGACGGTAAATCAATCGTCTTCATGGGAAAACAAAAAAATACCTGGAACGTTTACACTTGGGAATTTGGTTCAGATAAATCTCCTACGAACTTAACAAATTCATCCGGTGAAACAAAAAACGAAGATCCAAAATACTCTTTCGATGGCAAAAGCATTCTCTATAAAAGTAATGGCGACATTATGAAAATGGATTTGAAAACTAAAGAGACTATCAACCTCAATAAGGGTGATAACAAAGTTGAAAATGCGATGTCTTATCCATCAGTCGATGGAAACGTCATCTATTTTACCAAAGGTGCTTATGGTGAATCTGGTATTTATCAAAAAGATTTGAGAACTGGAGTGACTTGCCCTTTTAGTGTAGAGCCTGGGGTCAGCAACTATTATCCTATCGTTCGAGATGAAGACACTGTCTTCTTTACTAAATGGATTAGTGCCAATGTTAGAAATGATCAACTCTATTTAAAGAAAACTACGCCTTCTGCTAAACCTGTTGAACTTTCTATAAATGATTGTATGGCCAATAACTCTGATGCAGCTCCAGTGGGTGCGGATCAGGTGATATTTTCAAGCACGAGCAAAGGTAAAGGCTATCAACTTTACTTAGGTGATATCAATACTGGAAAAAGATGGAACTTAGATTCTTTAGGTTTGAATACAGGTGCAAAAAATAAACTGGGTGCTCATTATCATGCAGACCCAACGGCCACTTCCAAAACGATAGTCTCTACTCTTATATCAAAAGACAAACCAGCAAAGGCCTCTTCAACGGAAGAGTCAGGGCTCATCGCCGACTATGCTTTCGATGGTAACCCTGGTACTCGCTGGGGCAGCATTGAAGGCCCGGAAGCTGGCACTCAATGGATCAGCGTAGACCTTGGTGAGAGCCGCACTATTAAAGGTGCCACACTCAACTGGGATGCTGCTGCGAAATCTTATGAAATTCAAGTTTCAGATGATGAAGAAAACTGGACGACGATTTACTCTACAACCGATGGGCATGGTGGTGTAGTTCAATTGGACCTTTCTGGGAAAGGTCGGTATGTCAGGATGAAAGGCTCAGAGAAACTCACGCAGTGGGGTTATTCATTGAGTGAGTTTCAAGTCTGGGGTTATTAA
- a CDS encoding NAD-dependent epimerase/dehydratase family protein codes for MKSTKVLVTGAGGFLGGYIARDLLAKGYEVYSFSRSTYPALEKMGVVQRQGDLSKYDDVEAALEGMDAVIHTASQVGMWGRYEDFYKTNVTGTENIIKACHKWHIKKMVYTSTPSVAFGEESLCNANESIDYPDRYLSMYAETKAIAEKMVMLANGGSLSTVAIRPHLIFGPGDLNLVPRVVEAAKKGKLKIIGDGENLVDVTYVENASYVHVLALEELSPDSPIAGKAYFLGQGPIKLWDFTNELLKRSGEKPVTKKISFKLAYFIGFMIEMVLKLIGKFDVHPPMTRFVALQLGKSHYYNHSNIERDLGYKPKFSIEEGLDRLFAKK; via the coding sequence ATGAAATCAACTAAAGTTCTCGTCACAGGTGCAGGTGGATTTTTAGGTGGGTATATTGCCCGCGATCTTCTGGCAAAAGGTTATGAGGTTTATAGTTTTTCAAGAAGCACTTATCCTGCTTTAGAAAAAATGGGTGTGGTTCAACGTCAGGGTGATTTATCGAAGTACGATGATGTTGAAGCTGCTCTAGAGGGAATGGACGCTGTTATTCATACTGCTTCTCAAGTGGGCATGTGGGGACGCTACGAAGACTTTTATAAAACCAATGTGACTGGGACTGAAAATATTATTAAGGCCTGTCACAAATGGCATATCAAAAAAATGGTTTATACCAGCACACCGAGTGTGGCGTTTGGCGAAGAAAGTCTTTGCAATGCTAATGAGTCGATTGATTATCCAGATAGATATTTAAGTATGTACGCTGAGACCAAAGCGATTGCTGAGAAAATGGTGATGCTGGCCAATGGCGGATCACTCTCGACTGTGGCGATTAGACCGCATCTTATTTTTGGTCCTGGAGATCTGAATCTGGTTCCACGAGTTGTCGAAGCGGCCAAAAAAGGAAAATTAAAAATCATTGGCGATGGTGAAAACCTGGTTGATGTGACTTATGTGGAGAATGCTTCCTACGTTCATGTGTTAGCACTTGAAGAGTTGTCTCCAGACTCTCCTATTGCCGGCAAGGCGTATTTTTTAGGACAGGGGCCGATCAAGTTATGGGATTTCACGAATGAGCTTTTAAAGCGCTCTGGAGAGAAACCTGTGACGAAGAAGATTTCGTTTAAGCTTGCTTACTTTATCGGGTTTATGATCGAGATGGTTTTAAAGCTGATTGGGAAGTTTGATGTACACCCACCAATGACGAGGTTTGTGGCCTTGCAATTGGGGAAATCCCATTACTATAATCATAGTAATATTGAACGTGATTTAGGATACAAACCTAAGTTTTCTATTGAAGAAGGATTAGATCGGTTGTTTGCTAAGAAATAA